One genomic segment of Amycolatopsis granulosa includes these proteins:
- the aceB gene encoding malate synthase A — translation MSHRFTSQIEVAGPAGERYDEILTPAALAFIAQLDNEFAGRRCELLDERRLRREKLASGEEPLDFRPETRWIRNDDSWQVAPAAPGLEDRRVEITGPTDRKMTVNALNSGAKVWLADFEDATSPTWPNVIGGQLNLYDAIRRNIDFTTESGKRYTIGDNPATIVVRPRGWHLVEKHLRIDGRPVSASLVDFGLYLFHNARQLLARGSGPYFYLPKLENHLEARLWNDVFRFAQQELGIPQGTIRATVLIETITAAFEMDEILYELREHAAGLNAGRWDYIFSIIKNFGDAGADFVLPDRAQVTMTAPFMRAYTELLVQTCHKRGAHAIGGMAAFIPSKDPEANALAFEQVRQDKEREAHDGFDGSWVAHPGLVPVCREVFDEVLGGWPNQLGRLREDVSVTAADLLNVAGAGGEVTEKGLRSNINVALRYVDSWLRGTGAAAIFNLMEDAATAEIARAQVWQWIRNGTKLDDGTAVTPELVRSMLDEELAGIRADLGAEAKLDDARAIFVETALGEKLPNFLTTGAYARYLTDLV, via the coding sequence ATGTCTCACAGGTTCACCTCGCAGATCGAGGTCGCCGGCCCGGCCGGCGAGCGGTACGACGAGATCCTCACCCCGGCGGCGCTGGCCTTCATCGCGCAGCTGGACAACGAGTTCGCGGGACGGCGGTGCGAACTGCTCGACGAGCGGCGGCTGCGGCGGGAGAAGCTCGCCAGCGGCGAGGAGCCCCTCGACTTCCGCCCGGAGACCCGGTGGATCCGCAACGACGACTCCTGGCAGGTGGCGCCCGCGGCGCCCGGCCTGGAGGACCGCCGCGTGGAGATCACCGGCCCGACCGACCGCAAGATGACCGTGAACGCGCTGAACTCCGGCGCGAAGGTGTGGCTGGCCGACTTCGAGGACGCGACCTCGCCGACCTGGCCGAACGTCATCGGCGGGCAGCTGAACCTGTACGACGCCATCCGGCGCAACATCGACTTCACCACCGAGTCGGGCAAGCGCTACACCATCGGTGACAACCCGGCAACCATCGTGGTCCGGCCGCGGGGCTGGCACCTGGTCGAAAAGCACCTGCGCATCGACGGCCGGCCGGTCTCGGCCAGCCTCGTGGACTTCGGGCTCTACCTGTTCCACAACGCGCGCCAGCTGCTGGCGCGGGGCAGCGGGCCGTACTTCTACCTGCCCAAGCTGGAGAACCACCTGGAGGCGCGGCTGTGGAACGACGTGTTCCGCTTCGCGCAGCAGGAACTGGGCATCCCGCAGGGCACGATCAGGGCGACCGTCCTGATCGAGACGATCACCGCGGCCTTCGAGATGGACGAGATCCTCTACGAGCTGCGGGAGCACGCGGCCGGCCTGAACGCCGGGCGCTGGGACTACATCTTCAGCATCATCAAGAACTTCGGCGATGCGGGCGCGGACTTCGTCCTGCCCGACCGCGCCCAGGTGACGATGACCGCGCCGTTCATGCGTGCGTACACCGAGCTGCTGGTCCAGACCTGCCACAAGCGCGGTGCGCATGCCATCGGGGGCATGGCGGCCTTCATCCCGAGCAAGGACCCGGAGGCGAACGCGCTGGCGTTCGAGCAGGTCCGGCAGGACAAGGAGCGCGAGGCGCACGACGGGTTCGACGGCTCGTGGGTCGCGCACCCCGGCCTGGTGCCGGTCTGCCGCGAGGTCTTCGACGAGGTGCTGGGCGGGTGGCCGAACCAGCTCGGCCGGCTGCGTGAGGACGTCTCGGTGACCGCCGCGGATCTGCTGAACGTCGCTGGTGCGGGTGGCGAAGTCACCGAGAAGGGTCTGCGGTCCAACATCAACGTCGCTCTGCGCTATGTGGACTCGTGGCTCCGGGGGACGGGAGCCGCGGCGATCTTCAACCTGATGGAGGACGCGGCGACCGCGGAGATCGCGCGGGCGCAGGTGTGGCAGTGGATCCGCAACGGCACGAAGCTCGACGACGGCACCGCGGTCACCCCGGAGCTGGTGCGGTCCATGCTGGACGAGGAGCTCGCGGGGATCCGCGCCGACCTGGGTGCGGAGGCCAAACTGGACGACGCGCGGGCGATCTTCGTCGAGACGGCTCTCGGCGAGAAGCTGCCGAACTTCCTCACCACCGGTGCGTACGCGCGTTATCTGACCGATCTGGTGTAG
- a CDS encoding short-chain fatty acyl-CoA regulator family protein has product MEKTFAGAKLRHLRESRSMSQADLARLLEISPSYLNQIEHNSRPLTVPVLLRITEAFGVDTEFFANNDTSRLVADVREALLDEAIGIDATTSELNELAKNLPTIAQALVRLHRSYRAAVESTAALVTENGLGPHGSAAAPLPHEEVRDFFYERENYVAELDERAERMAEDIGLRRGAVHNTLQERLANHYGVQVTSEGIDEAAGQQHRYSPDAKILRLAPSLRVGQRAFRMASQIALLEYDDLITELADSWAFSGPAARSLARVGLANYFAGALILPYGPFLSTAESFRYDIERLCDHFGVGFETVCHRLSTLQRPKRRGVPFSFVRVDRAGNMSKRQSAAGFHFSRVGGSCPLWNVYEAFSSPGKILTQIATLPDGKSYFWIARTVSRNIGGYGSPGKMFSVGLGCELRHAGRLIYSTGLDLDARAAATPIGMGCKVCERPACPQRAFPTIGKQLTVDENTSTFVPYPAVPKG; this is encoded by the coding sequence GTGGAGAAGACTTTCGCCGGCGCGAAGCTGCGCCACCTGCGGGAGAGCCGGTCGATGAGCCAGGCGGACCTGGCCAGGTTGCTCGAAATCAGCCCCAGCTACCTCAACCAGATCGAGCACAACTCGCGTCCCTTGACCGTTCCGGTGCTGCTGCGCATCACCGAGGCGTTCGGCGTCGACACCGAGTTCTTCGCCAACAACGACACCAGCCGCCTGGTCGCCGACGTGCGCGAAGCCCTGCTCGACGAGGCGATCGGCATCGACGCGACGACCAGTGAGCTCAACGAGCTGGCGAAGAACCTGCCCACGATCGCGCAGGCCCTGGTCCGGCTGCACCGCAGCTACCGGGCGGCGGTGGAGAGCACGGCCGCGCTGGTCACCGAGAACGGCCTGGGACCGCACGGCAGCGCCGCGGCCCCCCTGCCGCACGAGGAGGTCCGCGACTTCTTCTACGAGCGGGAGAACTACGTCGCCGAGCTGGACGAACGCGCCGAACGCATGGCCGAGGACATCGGCCTGCGGCGCGGAGCCGTGCACAACACCCTGCAGGAACGGCTCGCCAACCACTACGGCGTGCAGGTGACCAGCGAGGGCATCGACGAGGCAGCCGGGCAGCAGCACCGCTACTCCCCCGACGCGAAGATCCTGCGGCTCGCCCCGAGCCTGCGCGTCGGCCAGCGGGCGTTCCGGATGGCTTCGCAGATCGCGCTGCTCGAGTACGACGACCTGATCACCGAGCTCGCCGACTCGTGGGCGTTCTCCGGCCCGGCGGCCCGGTCACTGGCCAGGGTGGGGCTGGCCAACTACTTCGCCGGGGCACTGATCCTGCCGTACGGGCCGTTCCTGTCCACTGCGGAGAGCTTCCGCTACGACATCGAGCGGCTGTGCGACCACTTCGGCGTCGGCTTCGAGACGGTGTGCCACCGCCTGTCCACCCTCCAGCGGCCGAAGCGGCGCGGCGTGCCGTTCTCCTTCGTGCGGGTGGACCGTGCGGGCAACATGTCGAAGCGGCAGTCGGCGGCCGGCTTCCACTTCTCCCGCGTCGGCGGGTCGTGCCCGCTGTGGAACGTCTACGAGGCGTTCAGCTCCCCGGGCAAGATCCTCACCCAGATCGCGACGCTGCCGGACGGCAAGAGCTACTTCTGGATCGCGCGGACGGTGTCCCGCAACATCGGCGGGTACGGCAGCCCGGGCAAGATGTTCAGCGTCGGGCTCGGCTGCGAACTCCGCCACGCCGGCCGGCTGATCTACTCGACGGGCCTGGACCTGGACGCCAGGGCGGCCGCCACCCCGATCGGCATGGGCTGCAAGGTGTGCGAACGCCCGGCCTGCCCGCAGCGCGCGTTCCCGACGATCGGCAAACAGCTCACGGTCGACGAGAACACC
- the aceA gene encoding isocitrate lyase, with product MAEQPNELQQEAAKLEQEWATNPRWKGVKRSYSAADVVKLRGSVVEEHTLARRGAEKLWKLLHSEDYIHALGALTGNQAVQQVRAGLKAIYLSGWQVAADANLAGQTYPDQSLYPANSVPAVVRRINNALGRADQINWAEGNNDIDWYAPIVADAEAGFGGPLNAFELMKGMIAAGAAGVHWEDQLASEKKCGHLGGKVLIPTKQHERTLNAARLAADVLNVPTLVVARTDAQAATLITSDVDERDQKYITGERTSEGFYKVRNGIEPCIDRGLAYAEYADLLWMETSTPDLEVARQYAEAIKAKYPDQMLAYNCSPSFNWRKHLDDATIAKFQRELGHMGYKFQFITLAGFHALNYSMFDLAHGYAREGMTAYVDLQEREFASEERGYTATKHQREVGTGWFDLVSTALNPESSTTALTGSTEEAQF from the coding sequence ATGGCAGAGCAGCCCAACGAGTTGCAGCAGGAAGCCGCGAAGCTGGAGCAGGAGTGGGCGACCAACCCGCGGTGGAAGGGCGTCAAGCGCTCCTACAGCGCAGCCGACGTGGTGAAGCTGCGCGGTAGCGTCGTCGAGGAGCACACGCTCGCCCGCCGCGGCGCGGAGAAGCTCTGGAAGCTGCTGCACAGCGAGGACTACATCCACGCGCTCGGCGCCCTGACCGGTAACCAGGCGGTTCAGCAGGTGCGGGCCGGCCTCAAGGCCATCTACCTGTCCGGCTGGCAGGTCGCGGCCGACGCGAACCTCGCCGGGCAGACCTACCCGGACCAGAGCCTGTACCCGGCCAACTCGGTGCCCGCCGTCGTCCGCCGCATCAACAACGCGCTCGGCCGCGCCGACCAGATCAACTGGGCCGAGGGCAACAACGACATCGACTGGTATGCGCCGATCGTCGCCGACGCCGAGGCCGGCTTCGGTGGCCCGCTGAACGCGTTCGAGCTGATGAAGGGCATGATCGCCGCCGGCGCCGCGGGCGTGCACTGGGAGGACCAGCTCGCGTCCGAGAAGAAGTGCGGCCACCTCGGCGGCAAGGTGCTCATCCCGACCAAGCAGCACGAGCGCACGCTGAACGCGGCTCGCCTGGCCGCGGACGTGCTGAACGTGCCGACCCTGGTCGTCGCCCGCACCGACGCGCAGGCCGCCACGCTGATCACCAGCGACGTGGACGAGCGCGACCAGAAGTACATCACCGGTGAGCGCACCTCCGAGGGCTTCTACAAGGTCCGCAACGGCATCGAGCCGTGCATCGACCGCGGCCTGGCCTACGCCGAGTACGCCGACCTGCTGTGGATGGAGACCTCCACGCCGGACCTCGAGGTCGCCCGCCAGTACGCCGAGGCGATCAAGGCGAAGTACCCGGACCAGATGCTCGCCTACAACTGCTCGCCGTCGTTCAACTGGCGCAAGCACCTCGACGACGCGACCATCGCGAAGTTCCAGCGGGAGCTGGGCCACATGGGCTACAAGTTCCAGTTCATCACGCTGGCCGGCTTCCACGCCCTGAACTACTCGATGTTCGACCTGGCGCACGGCTACGCCCGGGAGGGCATGACCGCCTACGTCGACCTGCAGGAGCGCGAGTTCGCTTCGGAGGAGCGCGGCTACACCGCCACGAAGCACCAGCGCGAGGTCGGCACCGGCTGGTTCGACCTGGTCAGCACCGCGCTGAACCCGGAGAGCTCGACCACCGCGCTCACCGGTTCCACCGAAGAAGCCCAGTTCTAG